The nucleotide sequence TTGGTTtcgtttttaaaatttatatccTTTTTCTTCCCTTGAATAGTAGACATCATATGATTCTTTAACTGTTTTCCTTGCTAAGAGGATGTTCTTTGAAGATGTTCTCTTAGGCTATCAAAAAAAGTTTGTCTCCCTCAGAAACACTGATTATTACTTTCTAGTGTCATATGTCTGAAAAATAAAAGTTTGAGCATGCCTGCTACAGGTTGATTGAAGACTGCTGGAATGAGAACCCATCAAAACGACCAACATTCAGGCAAATAATAACGAGATTGGAGTCCATTCATAAAAGTCTGAGTAACAGGAGCCGTTGGAAggtctctctctcccccccccccctccaccCCTCTATCTGTGTGTGTCGGCTTGTCATTATGTGTGTGCACGCCATTCTGCATTTGTGCTAAAAAAATTGGACCAAATGACTTATTGCTCTTCCCAATAGAACTTAATCTAGCTGTGTTTTCTAAATTTAACATATGAGTAGGCATTAAAGAATGTGTGAAACAATTTCCGTTCAGAAGGCTCCTGCAATTGAGGTAGGCTTGGGAAAGGGCTATACAGCCTTTGCCCCGCATTGCTGTGAAAACTCTCTCCAGGATTAAAGAGTAGTGTTTGCAATCTGGGTGATTACTTCCAACAGATGAGCTATCTCCATTCTCGTTGGGATCTAGCtcttcttctcatttttttgcTTGGCCAATCATCTGGTGCATTCCAATTGCctgcctttttttcttcttccctttctTGTTGAATAGTTTGGTCTCTTGCAACATGTACAGGTGAGACCACTACAGTGTTTCCAGAATCTGGAGGCTATGTTGAAGAAAGATCAATCCAATCGAAGCCGCAGCAATCTTTCTTCTCATTCTACGAGCAGCATATGAATAATCGAGGATAAATTTACGGTTCCCCAGGTTGGTAGCCAAACGGCGACTTCGTAGTTGCGACGGTTTACTGGTGTGTAATAATAAGTCTAGATTTTTGAGTGAGTTCTCTTCCAGATTTTTGTGCTCTGCCTTTGATTTTGGGGGGTAGAGAATTACATTTATATGTCATGTGCTTACCTTGATTCACAATATCTGCCCTCGCAAATATCTCGTTAAAAACAATCTAAACCGGAATTTACGAGTCCTTCAGTATACAAACATACTTTCATATGTATTTTGGGTTTTATTAAGTTGAAACGACTTGTACTTCAGTCATAAATTAGAGTGGTAATGATATGCGTATCACTCTAATGATCGGTTCGAATCTACCACTTcgttttggaaagaaaaattgaaaCGACATGGTTTAATGACTTAATGTGTTGTCAACAAAACATATGTTAAGTTACAGAATTACCCCTCCCCTTGAATTTTGGTCTTCCACTGCCGACGATAATTTCACATCATTGACTTGTTTGCACTGTGCGTGAAGTCAATGTCTTGCTGCAACGACAATGCCATGACCAAGTAGTTGGTTGATATTTAGTCCCCATTTGTGTCCCCTGTTTTTCTTAATCAAGAAATGTGTCAATTTCAATTGGAGTTTTCTTCTAACTTTAGCCAACCCTAAGGACAAATTGCAAAGTGGACGACCCAAGCCTTAATCTCCTCAATTaataaatagagtcaacggtgACGGTTAAGCATTTAAGTGTAAGAAATTATGAGAAATCACACACCCCTCatataactaattatattgtccgttttagTTATTGGTTCTAAAGGATACATCTGAAATCATGAGAAATCACACACCCCTCATACaactaattatattgtccgttttagTTATCGGTTCTAGAAGATAGATCGGACCCACAAGACATTGTTTCTCCTAAGTCTAATAAGTGGGCTAAGCTCAATTCACCAAGTTAGAGAAAATGCTAAGTTATTTGTTAGGGGTGAGTTTTGTCCATACAAACCCATTGGTAGACTTGTGTCTAATCAACATGGGACTTTTATGTTCTTAACAGAAATGAGATTACATTCATGAAGGTTTGGGATTGTGATTAAATGAAAATAAGATAATTGAACATGAAATCAAACTAGATAGTCTAGTTGCTTCGGTCAAAGGCGTATGTCTGTGGAATTTCCATGATTCGATTCCCATTGAAATCTATCTCCATTCAGTTTCGCGTTAGGTCTCAACCTAGTTACCTGTCCGCAAGATTATGCTGGGAAGTGTCAACAATGTgaaaaatcaagaaattgatGATGTGCACATATaatttaggggaaaaaaaaaacaaaaaacatgtcATATATATTAGTTAACTACAAGAACCCTAAAGGGGTGATATACGTGGATGAGCTCAAAACATAAGAAGATATTTTAGTTATGGCCTACTGGTCCTCTTGAAAACCTTGTAGCAGTAGTAGCTGTCCCCTCTTATCTTTTTGGTTCCCAATACCCTTCTTGTATGTTGACAGCCTCCATTCACGTCCCCTCTTAATACTTATCttaatcaatcaattattaGCATTGCCTAATCACTCCTAATTTGGGTTGGTCTTAGTTTTTCGAACTCTTAATTTGACATGTTTATCAAGATTAGCTACCTTGCCTTGTCAACTCCCTGTAGTTGTAAGAAAAGTCTAAATAAAATTAAGCTCTCATTAATTACAAAAGACTTTCTTTCCAGCCAAAGCTTCCAATGATTTCTGTAtaagtgtacatatatatacatggtcACTATGAAAGTTCAGCACGCATAGCAAATTAGCAATACAATAACTCTAAGTCTTAAGTCATGGCCTTATTAGGTCTTCTTGAAATCCTTGTAGCAGTAACATGCTTTGTGATTCTTCGTTGCTTATGCAGCAAAAATAAGACTCCTACAAATTGGCCTCTGGTGGGTATGCTACCGGGGCTGCTTCTCAACGTTCATCGGATTCATGATTGGTGTGCAGAAATCTTGGAGCTCACTGGCTGCACTTTTGTACTGAAAGGGCCTTGGCTTGGTAACATGGACATATTGGTCACAGTACATCCAGACAATGTGCACTACATAATGAGCACAAACTTCTCCAACTTCCCAAAAGGGTCTGACTTCAACAAGATGTTTGATATTCTTGGCGACGGGATCTTCAATTCGGACTACGATTTGTGGAAGAATCAAAGGAAAACTGCTCGATTGTTCCTTAATCATCAAGAGTTCTACCATTTCTTGGTGAATTCTAGCCAAATTAAGGTGCAAAATGGGCTGATTCCGGTCATGGAGAATGTTGTCAAGAATGGCCTTGTGTTGGATCTGCAAGATTTGTTTCAAAGGTTCACGTTTGATGCTACCTGCTTGCTCACCACCGGCTATGACCCGCAATGCTTGTCCATTGAACTTCCAAAGGTACCTTTCTCCATGACCATGGACACTGCAGAGGAAGCAATATTTTATCGTCATGTTGTGCCAGAAAGTATATGGAAGTTGCAGAGATTGGTGGGCATAGGAGAGGAAAAGAGACTTACTCAAGCTTGGAAAACACTTGATGATATCATAGCAGAGATtatatcaatgaagaaagaCAAGTTAAGTAAAGCAACAAATTCGGATAAACAAGGCTACCTCAGTGAAGGCAGAGGGGCTGATTCGGAGGGCATTGACCTGCTCACAAAATACATGACTGAAAATGGGATTGCAGAATCAGAATCAAATGAAAAGTTCCTGAGAGATACCATCATCAATTTCATGATCGCAGGCAGGGACACAACTAGTGCAGGTCTCACATGGTTTATGTGGCAAATCTCAAGAAACCCACAAGTCAAAAACAAGATTAGAGAAGAGCTTGAAGCAGTAATACCAACTTCTGAAGCTAAAAAGTGGAGGTTGTTCAGTGTGGAGGAGCTAAGAAATTCTGTTTATCTACAAGCAACATTGTGTGAAACACTAAGGCTGTACCCACCAGTTCCATTTCAACACAAATCACCTCTCCAACCAGATATCCTTCCCAGCGGGCACCGGGTCCATCCAAAGACGAAAATCATATTTTCTTTGTATTCAATGGGGAGGATGAGTTCAATTTGGGGGAAGGATTGCTTAGAATTTAAGCCAGAAAGATGGATTTCAGAGAGAGGAGGTGTAAAACATGAACCTTCATACAAGTTCATGGTTTTCAATGCAGGACCCAGGACTTGTCTTGGGAAAGAAGTGGCTTTCACACAAATGAAGCTAGTTGCAGCTGCAATAGTCTACAATTATGATATTGAAGTGGTGGAAGCAGATTCTGTCATCCCTGCTACATCCATAATTTTACACATGAAGCATGGTTTGAAGGTGAAGGTCAGTAAGAGATGGGCCTGATAGCTGTCCCTTATCATCCTTCTTCATTATGTGTATCACTATGCTACTACAGTGTAccgtagatatatatatatgtagaaagACGGACTAAATAAAAGGAAGCAACAACTTCAATTCCAATGGGTGATCATAGATACTGGAAAATATGCCTGCCTCTTGTCTATCTAATCTTTCCAAAACTATCTAATCATGGAAAACTCCGCAACTCGCGGCACCCAAACCAGGATCGCAAATATGCAAGTGATTGgggcatttcatcgaacacctgGAGCACAATGGCAAGCAAATTCACTCCAACTTAAGCCAACTGACCTGCTCAGACCGAACCAAGACAACTTtcaacagcaacaacaacaaccttcaacaaagaaaaaatcattCAGTTCCAACTTCACtaactgattaagccttcaaaCTGAAGTAGTGGAATACAACTCCCAAATCCAAAGAAGTAAGAAAAGGAAACAAGTAGCTAATCACTCTCTACGAACAAATCAACCAACCACTGATGGGCCGGGCTATAAACTTGAGTTATGGGCTAAACCTAGATTGGGTTTCGTCTTCTTTGATGACTAGGCCACCATTTGTTGGGCCTTCCATTTACGTATGTATGTAagtatgcatgcatgtatgtatgtatgatgaGAGATATTAGGGTCTTGAAGAGTCTTGTCCCCAACCAACGGAATTTGTTAATGGTGACATTAGTGTTCAACCAAAGCTTTACTGCTAAAATGGAATCTCCATCAACTTAAATGGTAAATATTgtttgaataaataaattaaaaattgaagAATTAATTTTAATGTCATAATCTCACACTACTTcttcaataaaaataataataataaaaaaacatagCATATGCCTTCCATATTGCCTGTCACATGTCAAAATCATCAAGTATACATTCAAAGCATTAGCATATATGGTCAAAACTTGACCTGATGAATTGAATCAACTCTTTTGCATCTAATTTTCATTAAAAGCCAAGATAGATATAAGTACCAAGATTATTTTGGGTTAACAACATGGAACATGGTAAGCAAAAAATCCTAGAAGTTATTTTATATATGGATGAACCCATAACTTAATGATGTAAATAGTTTTTATCGCCAAAAAATTATTGGAATTTAGGAGTTTACCATCTGAATTGATTGAGCGGTTGACATTGATGTCGTTAGAAACTAATCGTTAACCCCTGTGATCCATGagataatattaaatattttgtttatcTAGTACTATTGAGTTAGATGCTAGTTTCATTATTTACATCTAATTATTATGTATTTCTATCAGACATCATGAGTAATTTTTTTATACAATGAACAAGGAGTTCATCTTCACCAACAATTGCTAGCCATCAAGAAGCCTAATGTGGAAAGTAGTAGTTGATCATGAGTTGGTGCACTGTAGGCTAAACAGTAACTTGTCTTCAGGGTAAGATTGTGACTGCATGTAATGGTTTTATTGGGGATTAGGTCTCTTGCATTCAAGTCCTGCATCTCTCTCATCATGCACCATTGAAGATCCATAAAttatagcatatatatatatatatatatatatgtatatatatatataattagtctGTATAAGAGAAATAGTTCTTTTATGCAtgtactttttgtttttcttccatttcaatGAGTACACATACTTCCTTGTGCTTTCTTAATGCATAtaaatttttatctttaattaattaatcatgtaattaattagttaaagaATTTGCTTGGTTTCCTCTTTTAACTAAACATGTCAAACCtgtcattttgaatttttgacaaGCTTGACATAAGTTATAGTGAAACACAACCAAACCAAGCCTAACACAGCCATTAGTGGACAAAATCTTAAGAGTGTTATCAACTCAATTTAGACATTGATGTCCACCAAATTAGAGCATATTTCTTTAAGGTTATAGGTGATTTCCTTTTATTACCCTCCTTTGTTGTCAAATGTTtcacacattaaaaaaaaaaaaaaaaaaaggtgatgagaaagaagaagaaaaagaagagggatATGGTAGCAGCAGTTGCCCTTAATGTGGTCCTGAAATGTAGATATGGAGAAGATTTTCTTGTTGTGATCATGAGTAAAGACTTTTAGAGTCTTTTTTTTGACCTATGAGGGTACATAtgtaatttttatgtttgatgaACTTTGTACCACGCTGACGACATGTAAAATTAGGTTGAATACCATACGGAAGAAATGAGGGTCCTAGTCCTTCCCCAGAAGTGGACAGACTCATGGAACTAGGAAAACACTAGGAAAATACTCTTAGCTAATTTGAACTCACGATCTTAGCAGATGATGCTTGATGGTCTTTCTATCGTTGAAAGCGCATTTTAGACATGAAGCGATGTGTAGCAATGGAGCTTTAAGACCTTGAGAAAGTGCATGTATCTTAGTATACAgaggaaaaaaattatgactATGAAAATCACCAAGCTTCAAGTTTCACTTTCATTTCCAAAGTAACACCCATAATCCACTATAATCCACTAAAtcttatcaatcaatcaaaaaagaagataatttgATATGTATATGAATTGGCAAGGGAACATGCATGGTGTGAGTTGTCCAATGTCCATAGGACTCATTAGGAGATGTTATACATTTCACCTGTGAAGCTATGACTTGACATGGCAATGTTTTGACATCCAATGCTAATTAGAGCCTTAGAGGTGGGTATGGGAATAGTGACTAGTCTTCCCAGAACAATGTGTGATGTGGTATGACAAAGGTGcacaataaataaaaccttCATATTGTGGACCCTATTACCCTAATATCAAAGGACAAATTTTGATGGCTCTTCTCTATAGGATTCTGTATTTGCTAATTGGACTTTGGTAGTAGTATTGAGAACCCCTAGAATCACCTATTCAAAAAATACCATCACAATAAATGGTAGCTTTTTAGTGCCAAAATCCATGTAGAATGTCATAGAAGATTTTGAAAGTTATGGAATCCATATAGTAGATGCTAATATAtttatagagagagagtgtgagactattttttgaaatttgagctTGCAAAGAAGCAATCTTACAACAATAATGGAAATCAGAACAAAAGGGCATGATTTAGAGGGAAGAAAACTCCAATAGCTTGGATTGGCACATTTTGCCAAAGTAATCGCAATCGCAGTcatgaaatgaaaagaaagaaagcaaagcGAAGTACATGATGCAAAGTGCTTCACCTCTTATTACCAAAATATGAGGTTaaaggtgtatatatatatatacacacacacatatatatatatgtgtgtgtgtgtgtgtgtgtggagatGTAGGAGTTGATCATGTCACATGGGAGTCCTCTTTCAGCTTTTTTTGTCATAATCCTACTGAAACTCTTATGTCTTGATTACTGTACATGGAGGATTGGTGGGGTATTGTGATAATGGGAATGAATTATTGATCTTCCCTCTCAATTTATTCTTCTAGCATCAATGAGAACAGGGAGCTTATGATTTTACTGTGAAGTTGataagaaaaaattgaagaaaaatgaaggccTTGATTGCAAGTGTGCAACATAGCCCTGTATGGCTGTATGTCTTTTTCACCCCCATTAATAATCTCtttcaaaagctcctctctttctctttctttctctgtctgtctgtctttttctctctttatttgTGTGCGTATGTTATGCCCTCCatcatttcacaagaaaaaagaaaaaaaaaatggagtctTTCAGTCTTATGAGGGCTTAATTACCCAAATTAGCCTTCTTTTCTGCTTAATCTTCAACAAACACAATTTACCAAAATAGATTACAGAATAAACTGGAAAAGTAAGTTGCAGTGGATTTTATCTATACAAATGTTATCAAGGGTCGTTGTTCTTTCTTTATAAAAACCCACCTTCTTGCTTCCATTTTCTGCATCTCCTGCGTTGAGATTTgtagaaagaagagaaaacccACAAAGGCAGAAACCTTTGTTTCATCCACCCTTAATTATCAATTGTTTCCTCAACCAGGTTAGTGAGAGCAAAACAATGAAAACATGAATCTCATAATCTTTTCAAGTGCTTCACCTCTTTTGGGTTAATCAATCCTTTTCTCCAAAAATATTGGTTCAACCACCAATAATCCACGAGAGAATGAACCTCTGAAGCCCTATAACAGTGTATATTGCAGCTGTTACAGGATTCAATCATTTATTCCTTTCACAgctttaatttgttttctttaagaATTGCAGTGACTAGGTTTTAATCTTGGTTATTGTATGGATCTTCTatttatttgttgatttttctttttgggattCTGGTTCAGCAAGAGATATCATCATGTCATACCCGAATGAATCAAGCAGGGAGGACTCTCCACAGAGGAAAAATGGAAGGGGAAAGATTGAGATCAAGCGGATCGAGAACACAACTAATCGTCAAGTCACCTTCTGCAAGAGGCGCAATGGTTTGCTCAAAAAGGCCTATGAACTATCTGTTCTTTGTGATGCAGAAGTGGCTCTGATTGTCTTCTCAACCCGCGGACGCCTCTATGAGTATGCTAATAACAGGTATATAagctgtttttttcttttcttttcttttctcttagcAATCTCAATTGTTCATGGCATATGTTAAAAATATATGTCACTTTGTGTGTAGATTCAGCTTAATTTATTGATCTTAGTTTCTCAAATTAGTTTCTCCCTTTTAGGTTTCCACTGCTACAATGAAATGGTGTTGTTGGTTTCCTTTACTTTCTTCTCCAAAGCACAACTTTTTTTTAGTACTTTTTGTTTGATGTTTCGATGGTTGCAATTTCTGGTTTCTGCAGTGGATCTATGAGGAGATTTAAGTGAAAGAACACAATCATTTTTTTATGGTAGTAGTTTTTGATTAAGTTTcacttgtctttctttctttcacttttgtatttttcCTTCAATGAGCTTTTatgggttttctttcttttatgtttttggagTTCTTGACTTGATTGTGTACATAGATCTGGTGTTACATAGATGGAAATAGAAGCATTATAGTAGTGGTAGTGAGAGTATGAACAAGTGTAGGTTTTTGGGAATTTATGTAGAGGGCTGTGAGATCAGCCTCTTATGATCATCTCTTCCAATATTGCCGTTAATTATCATactttcctttctcttcctttcGTTATTCCTCTTCTTGCACACACTCTCTCTTTGAATGTACATCTCTGTATGTGTGTCATATATGAAGCTAAAGACAAGGCCTACAACAAAAGCTGTCACAATTCCCATTACTCCCCAAACCCTTCCCATCTCTTGACACTTCCTTAATAGCACGTCAGTTGCTCATCAAGTACACTGTCAAAAACCCAATTGAAAAACCAAATTAGGGTTTCAAAAAACCCCCAAAATCCCATATGGGTTTTCTTCTATCTCCCTTTTCCAACCAGTTAAAACCGAATCTGGTCATGATAATCCATACCCAATTCAGTGTCTCCCTAATCCCAagtcaaattacacaaatctCAATCTAACCCATGTaggaagtccaactttctataGTCTAACATTcccaaattagggtttttttttattagctaACCCTAAAAGTAAATCTAGGGATGTATCCTTCCAAAACCAACCTAATCtccccaaaaaaatttctctGAAATTACCATTGGTGAGGAGCGGTAACTATAGTTAGGGTTTGATGGCCCAGACCAAGACCAAGATGAGATTTTTCAAAAAGTTATATAGAATCTTTGATCACG is from Tripterygium wilfordii isolate XIE 37 chromosome 14, ASM1340144v1, whole genome shotgun sequence and encodes:
- the LOC120014442 gene encoding alkane hydroxylase MAH1-like — encoded protein: MALLGLLEILVAVTCFVILRCLCSKNKTPTNWPLVGMLPGLLLNVHRIHDWCAEILELTGCTFVLKGPWLGNMDILVTVHPDNVHYIMSTNFSNFPKGSDFNKMFDILGDGIFNSDYDLWKNQRKTARLFLNHQEFYHFLVNSSQIKVQNGLIPVMENVVKNGLVLDLQDLFQRFTFDATCLLTTGYDPQCLSIELPKVPFSMTMDTAEEAIFYRHVVPESIWKLQRLVGIGEEKRLTQAWKTLDDIIAEIISMKKDKLSKATNSDKQGYLSEGRGADSEGIDLLTKYMTENGIAESESNEKFLRDTIINFMIAGRDTTSAGLTWFMWQISRNPQVKNKIREELEAVIPTSEAKKWRLFSVEELRNSVYLQATLCETLRLYPPVPFQHKSPLQPDILPSGHRVHPKTKIIFSLYSMGRMSSIWGKDCLEFKPERWISERGGVKHEPSYKFMVFNAGPRTCLGKEVAFTQMKLVAAAIVYNYDIEVVEADSVIPATSIILHMKHGLKVKVSKRWA